DNA from Rhodobacteraceae bacterium M382:
GATGTCGACGGTCAAAGCCGTAGACTGGCGGATCACATCGGGTTGAAATGGGTCGCAGACATGGCCCACCCGGAACGCAGCACCGGACCGGTCCTGACGCTCAGCGCCAATCAGGTGCGCCAGCCCGTACACAGCCGGTCGGTGGGCAGCTGGAAACCGTATGAAACAATGCTGACGCCGTTCATCTCGGGCTTGGACCCGAAACTTTGGCCCGGCGTGCAACAGGGCTGAGGCCCGATTTCAGCCCTTGCGCGCCAAAGCGATCTTGGCGTCCATCATCGACATTTCCCGCAGGATATCAGCGCGACGGGTCCGATCATCAGCGTCGCGCAGTTCGCTGCGCAACCGGGCCAATTCGCGTGACAGGATAACAAATTCCGGGACCGCTCCGTTGTCGCGCAGAATGCGGTTGATCACTTCGTTTTCGGGATCCTCGACCTGAGGCAGCGGCTTGCCCGCGCCCGGCAAATCATCAAACGCGCCGTCTTCCTGGGCACGTTTTATCCTGGCATCAATCAGATCAAACAGCGGGTGGCCCATGACCGTTATCTGCCACGAACCAATCCCGCTGAAAACCCAGGCTGATTACTTTTGCACGATCCGCCCATCCAGATAGGGTTGATACGGCATGTGATCAGCCAGATATTCGGCCATAACATCGGCCAGATCCGGGCCAAAGTCATAGGCGTTGCGATCGTCGCCCGCGAACATCTTGTACCCGTCGCCACCATTGCGGACATAATTGTTGGTCACCACCAGATAGGTTCTATCCAGATCAATCGGAGTCGGCCCGTCCCCGTGATCCACCATCACGTCCGACACCCGACCTGCGTTCGCAGGCTGTGACAGATCAAAGGCAAAGCTGAGGCCCGCGACCTGAGGAAAGCGGCCTTTGACCTCTTCAACCTGGCTGACCCCGTTTTCCAGCGCGGCCACCAGCCCGGCACCCGTGATTTCAAAGGTCGACAGCGTGTTCTGAAACGGCAGTACCGTCAGCACTTCGCCCATGGTGACCTCGCCCGGTTCGATGCTCGCCCGCACGCCACCAGAATTGGTAATGGCGATGGTTACCCCCTGATCCCGGACCCGGTCCAGCATGGCGTCAGCCACCAGATTACCCACCTGGCATTCCTGCATCCGACAGATCGAACGATCGCCTTCGACCTTGGACGCGACTTTCCCGATCACCTTGTTGCGGATTTCTTCAAGCGGCTTGGCCATTTCACCGATCCGCGCCACGGTTGCTGCGTCTTCGGTCACGGTCGCGTCCATAATCAGCGGTTCGCCCACAGCGCTGATCACCTGCCCCGCGTCGTCAAAGGTGACGTTCAGTTCGCCCAGAAACCGGCCATAGGCATAGGCCTGGACAATTGGCACATCATTCACAACCGTAGGATACGGTCCTGCCGCGCGGTCCGACACATTGGAGAGCAGCGTGTTGGAATGCCCGCCCACAATGACGTCGATCCCGGTTGTTTCAGCCGCAATTCTCTGGTCCTGGACATAACCCGAATGGCTCAGCACGATGATCTTGGTCACGCCTTGGGCTGTCAGCCGGTCAACTTCGGCCTGCACCGCCGTAACCGGATCGCTGAATGTGATGTTCTTGCCTGGGCTAGCCAGCTCATCCGTGTCCTGCGGGGTCAGGCCGATCAGGCCGATCTTCTCTCCGCCCTTTTCAATCACGGTGGATTTCTGCAATACCCCGGCGAGCTCAGGTTCGGCGCTGACATCGGCATTGGACATCAACACCGGAAAATTCACCGCATCCATGAACCCGCGCAGCACCTTTGGCCCATCGTCGAATTCGTGGTTCCCGACAGTCATCGCGTCATACGCCAGCGCGTTCATCATTTCCGCGGCCAGTTTGCCCTTGTAATACGTATAGAACAGCGATCCCTGAAACTGGTCGCCACCATCGACCAGGATAGAAGTGGTGCTGCGCGCCCGCGCGTCGGCGATTGCCGTGACCAACCGCGCCGAGCCACCGAAACATTTGCCCGCCTCATTGTCGCCGTCGCGACAGCCGCTGTCATATTTGCTGACCGGTTCAAACCGGGAATGAAAGTCATTGGTGTGCAGAATGGTCAATGTGTACTCGGCTGCGGCCATGCCGGCCGAAACCGCCAGAATTGCCGCAGATGTCAGAAAACGCGCGAACATAATTGATCTCCCCGATCGTTGAAGGTTCTTTTTTCTGTATGGTGCGCATCCGACCCGGCCCTGTCAAAGGGAAGGGCGGCCCTGCGGAAGCCATATCAGCGTTCCTTGACGTCAATATAACCTGGCATGCCTCTTGATTCCCGGCCCCTGTCACGGCATCAGGCACATATGCTGATATACAAGATCTTTCGGGCCGACGAATGGGCCACATTGCAACGCGAAGGTGAAACTGCGGGCGCACCGGTCGATCTGGCCGATGGGTTCGTGCATTTTTCCACCGCCTCCCAGACTGCTGAAACCGCCGCCAAACATTTTGCCGGAGCACAAGGTCTGGTTTTGTTGGCCTGCGACGGCAGCGCCATGGGCGAAGATCTGAAATGGGAGGTATCGCGTGGGGGTGCCGAGTTCCCGCATCTCTATCGCACATTGCGTCTAGATGACGTCCTGTGGTGCAAGCCGCTGCCGCTGGTCAATGGAGCGCATCAGTTTCCCGACCAGATGGTCTGACCCACATTGTCCCTGTAACCGGCTGGAGAGCTGACATCATGAAGCTGATCGAACGCATCGGATTGAGCGCCCTGCATAAGATGGACCCGGAAACCGCCCATGGGGTGGCCTTGAAGGTTCTGCAAAAGGGGCTGGCACCGTCGCCTGGTCCGGTGAGCACGCCGCGTCTGCGTACAACGGTGGCCGGTCTTGATCTGCCCAATCCCGTGGGATTGGCCGCCGGGTTCGACAAGAATGCCGAGGCTCTGGTTCCTCTGTCCAACTCAGGGTTCGGCTTCATCGAAGTCGGAGCCGCCACGCCACGTCCACAGCCCGGCAACCCCAAGCCCCGCCTGTTCCGCCTGACCGAAGATCAGGCCGCCATCAACCGCTTTGGTTTCAACAACGAAGGGATGGAGGCGATTGCTGCGCGCCTGGCCCGTCGTCCTGCGAATGCGGTGATCGGCCTGAATTTGGGTGCAAACAAGGACAGCAGCGATCGCGCCAGCGATTTTGCCCGCGTCTTGGCCCATTGTGGCGCGCATCTGGACTTTGCCACGGTCAACGTCTCGTCACCCAACACCGAAAAACTGCGCGACCTACAGGGCAAGGCCGCCCTGTCAGCGTTGTTGAGCGGGGTGATCGACACCCGTGACACACTAGAGCGTCGTGTGCCGGTGTTTCTGAAGATCGCCCCAGATCTGAGCGATGCAGAAATCCGTGACATTGCCGAAGTCGCCCGGGACACCGGCATAGACGCGGTGATTGCCACCAACACCACCCTGTCGCGCGATGGGCTGAAGAGCGTGTTCAAGGACGAAACCGGCGGCCTGTCCGGGGCACCTCTGTTCGAAAAATCGACCCGGGTTCTGGCCCGTCTCAGCCTGCTGTTGGACGGTGACATTCCCATCATCGGCGTCGGCGGCATCGCAACGGCCGAACAGGCCTATGCCAAAATCTGCGCCGGAGCCAGCGCGGTTCAACTGTATACGGCGCTGGTCTATGGTGGCATTTCGCTGGCGTCGGACATTGCCCGGGGCCTGGATCACCTGCTGGCCCGAGACGGGTTTGACACAGTTGCTCAGGCCGTGGGCAGCAAACGGGAGGATTGGCTGTGATCACCTATTGGCACAACCCGCGCTGTTCCAAATCCCGCGCGGGTCTGGCCCTGTTGCAGGACCGTGAGGTCCCCCATCAGGTCCGTTTGTATTTGCAAGACACTCCCTCCGCCGCGGACATACGCGCCGTACAGCAGGCGTTGGGCCTGTCAATGATCCAGATGATGCGCCAAGGCGAGACCGCGTTCAAAGAGCTGGGCCTGAGCGCCGATAGCGACGAGGACACATTGGTTCGCGCTATGGTGGCACACCCGATCCTGATCGAACGCCCCATCGCAATTTCCGGCGCTCGGGCCGTAATCGGTCGCCCCGTCGAGGCCATTGAAACCCTGCTGTAAAACCGGAGTGACCGTCACTCCTGTGGCGGGATCAGAACGAAATTGCCCACATGGGTCTTTTCTAAAAAGACCTGCTGAGCCCGAGCGATGTCAGACAAGGGAAAAGTCTGCGCCACCAGCGGACGAATTTCATCGCGTTCGATATAGGAGATCAGGTTGGGAAACACCGGCGCGTCCCAACCGGTTGTCCCGATCAGGGTCAGGTCCTTGAGATAAAAGACCCGC
Protein-coding regions in this window:
- a CDS encoding DUF1992 domain-containing protein, which gives rise to MGHPLFDLIDARIKRAQEDGAFDDLPGAGKPLPQVEDPENEVINRILRDNGAVPEFVILSRELARLRSELRDADDRTRRADILREMSMMDAKIALARKG
- a CDS encoding 5'-nucleotidase/apyrase family protein; protein product: MFARFLTSAAILAVSAGMAAAEYTLTILHTNDFHSRFEPVSKYDSGCRDGDNEAGKCFGGSARLVTAIADARARSTTSILVDGGDQFQGSLFYTYYKGKLAAEMMNALAYDAMTVGNHEFDDGPKVLRGFMDAVNFPVLMSNADVSAEPELAGVLQKSTVIEKGGEKIGLIGLTPQDTDELASPGKNITFSDPVTAVQAEVDRLTAQGVTKIIVLSHSGYVQDQRIAAETTGIDVIVGGHSNTLLSNVSDRAAGPYPTVVNDVPIVQAYAYGRFLGELNVTFDDAGQVISAVGEPLIMDATVTEDAATVARIGEMAKPLEEIRNKVIGKVASKVEGDRSICRMQECQVGNLVADAMLDRVRDQGVTIAITNSGGVRASIEPGEVTMGEVLTVLPFQNTLSTFEITGAGLVAALENGVSQVEEVKGRFPQVAGLSFAFDLSQPANAGRVSDVMVDHGDGPTPIDLDRTYLVVTNNYVRNGGDGYKMFAGDDRNAYDFGPDLADVMAEYLADHMPYQPYLDGRIVQK
- a CDS encoding DUF952 domain-containing protein, with translation MLIYKIFRADEWATLQREGETAGAPVDLADGFVHFSTASQTAETAAKHFAGAQGLVLLACDGSAMGEDLKWEVSRGGAEFPHLYRTLRLDDVLWCKPLPLVNGAHQFPDQMV
- a CDS encoding quinone-dependent dihydroorotate dehydrogenase, whose translation is MKLIERIGLSALHKMDPETAHGVALKVLQKGLAPSPGPVSTPRLRTTVAGLDLPNPVGLAAGFDKNAEALVPLSNSGFGFIEVGAATPRPQPGNPKPRLFRLTEDQAAINRFGFNNEGMEAIAARLARRPANAVIGLNLGANKDSSDRASDFARVLAHCGAHLDFATVNVSSPNTEKLRDLQGKAALSALLSGVIDTRDTLERRVPVFLKIAPDLSDAEIRDIAEVARDTGIDAVIATNTTLSRDGLKSVFKDETGGLSGAPLFEKSTRVLARLSLLLDGDIPIIGVGGIATAEQAYAKICAGASAVQLYTALVYGGISLASDIARGLDHLLARDGFDTVAQAVGSKREDWL
- the arsC gene encoding arsenate reductase (glutaredoxin) (This arsenate reductase requires both glutathione and glutaredoxin to convert arsenate to arsenite, after which the efflux transporter formed by ArsA and ArsB can extrude the arsenite from the cell, providing resistance.), whose protein sequence is MITYWHNPRCSKSRAGLALLQDREVPHQVRLYLQDTPSAADIRAVQQALGLSMIQMMRQGETAFKELGLSADSDEDTLVRAMVAHPILIERPIAISGARAVIGRPVEAIETLL